In Streptomyces sp. ML-6, the genomic stretch CGCCACGAACCGCACCGGCGGGGTGCGGTGGCGGCAGGAAGCCGTGTACGGGCCGTTCAAGCTGGAGGACCAGCTGGTCACCGGCGTCCCGGAGAGCTGGCGGCCGGCCTCCGGCCTCACCCCCGTGCAGGTGGGCCGCAACCGCATGGCGCTGTTCTACCGGGAGGAGGACTCCGGGGCGGTGATGTGCCACCGGCAGCGCCCCAACGGAACGTGGGAACAGCGGGTGGAACGGCTCAGCGACGACGGCGGCACCGGGGCGGTCGCCGCGCTCCGGCTGCTCGCACCCGACCACGACCTCCTGGTCCTCGCCCGCAGGGACGAGCGGAGCAGGCCCGCGGTGACCGTGCTGTCCGCGGACGGCCACGACGCGGCGCGGCCCGACTGGGCACGCCACGAGATCCAGATGGCCGGGGCCCCGGCCATCGCCGCCGACGCCCGCGGCCGGGCGGTCGTCGCCGCCCTCGGCACGGACGGCCGGCTGCACTGGGCACGGCAGGAAGAAGCCCGGCCGGGCGCCGCCCTCGGCCCCTGGCAGGCGTGCTGACCCCCGAGCCGGGGCCACGCGACAACGGAGACGAGAAGAAGACATGCGAAAGATCTGCGTCATCGGCAACTCGGTGGCCGCCTCCCGCACCGAGGCGGAGGCGCCGCTCGCGGGCTGGGGCCAGTACCTGGAGGAGTTCCTGGGGCCCGACTGCGACGTGCGCAACTACGCGCGCGACGCCATGACGCTGCGGGACTACTACACGGGGCGGTTCGCGGCGCTGCTCACCCTCGTCGGTCCCGGCGACCTCGTGCTCATCGCCTTCGGCCACGTCGAGCAGCGCATCAACCAGCTCAACCGGTACCACGGCCCGCGGGAGTACAAGGAGTACCTGCGGCTGTACGTCGAGGCGCTCCGGGCCGAGGGCGCCGTGCCGGTCCTCGTGACCCCGGCGGCCCGCTGCGTCTTCGACACCTCGGGAAACCCGGTGAACACCCATGACGAATACCCGCGGCTGACCCTGGAGGCCGCCGCGGAACTCGGCTGCCCGGTCGTCGACATGAACGCCTCCACCACCCGGCTCCTCGCCGAGCTGGGCCCCATGCGCGCCCGCGGCCTCTTCCGGTGGCTGGATCCGGGCGAGCACCCGGCGCACCCGCAGGGCATCGTCGACGCCTCCCACTTCAACCACGCCGGGGCCCGGGAAGCGGCGCGGCTGGTGGCGAGCGGCCTGGCCGGCGTACCGGGACTGCCGCCCGGGCTGGTGGACGTCCAGCGGCTGGTGCCGGGACAGGCGCCGCCGGTGCAGACCGAGTTCACCGTGCAGCAGCCGCAGCTCGCGCTGACCACGCCGCCCGAGGTGGCCGTCGCCCCGACCGTGACGTCGCCCGCCTTCGCCGAACCGGTCGGCGCCGGACGCAAACTGACGGGAACGGCGCCGGCGGGCGCCGATTACGTGATCTTCTTCGAGGAGGGGGAGTACCTCGGCGGGACCCGCACCGCCGAGGACGGGACGTGGCAGTGGCGGCGCGCCGTGCAGTGGCCCGGGGGCCGGCACAAGGTGACCGCGGTCGCCCTCGCGGGCAACACGGTGTCCACGGCGACGGAGACGGAGTTCGAGGTACTCGACCGGCTGGAGGCGCCCGAGGTGATCGGGCCGCGCAAGGGGGCGTGGAGCGGCCCCCGCCCCCGGTTCTCGGGCACCGCCGGGCGCGGCGTCCGGAAGGTCATGGTGCTGGAGCAGGGCCGGCTGATCGCCGAGGCCCCGGTCCAGGACGACGGGAGCTGGCGGGTCACCCACCCCCACGACTGGCGGCCGGGCACCTGCACGGTGGAGTTCGTCGCGGTGTTCAGCGCCATCCACTCGCCCCCGACCCGGCTGGAGCTGAAGGTGCACGGGGTTCCCGAGGACAGCTGGCTGCACACGTCGATGTCCGCACGGGTGCCCTGCGGCCCGGGCTGCGAACACTACCCGGCACTGCCCGCCTGGTGACGGCACGGCGGGGCACCCGCCCCGCCGCACCGCCCCGGAACGCGGAACGGACCCGTCCCCGGCCGTCCGTGAGGACCGGGCGCCGCCGCCCCCGGAACGCGGAACGGGCCGTACGGAGTGGTCTCCGTACGGCCCGCCGTCGCGTCGGCGAAGGGGCGTTACGCCGGAACGCTCGCCACGCCCTGCGCGAGGAACCTCTTGCCGTTCACCCGCTCCGAGACGCCCTCACGGTCCAGGTACGGCGTGATGCCGCCCAGGTGGAAGGGCCAGCCCGCGCCGGTGATCAGGCAGAGGTCGATGTCCTGGGCCTCGGCGACGACGCCCTCGTCCAGCATCAGACCGATCTCCTGCGCCACCGCGTCCAGGACCCGGTCGCGGACCTGCTCCTCGGTCAGGACGACGTCGCCCTGCTTCAGGAGCGCGGCGACCTCCGGGTCCAGCTCCGGCTTGCCGGAGTCGTAAACATAGAAGCCGCGCTTGCCGGCCTTCACGACCGCGGCCAGGTTCTCCGAGACGGTGAACCGGTCCGGGAAGGCGCGGTTCAGGGTCTCGGAGACGTGCAGACCGATCGCCGGGCCGACCAGCTCCAGCAGCACCAGCGGCGACATCGGCAGACCGAGCGGCTCGACGGCCCGCTCGGCGACGTCGACCGGGGTGCCCTCGTCGATGACGTTCTGGATCTCGCCCATGAAGCGGGTGAGGATGCGGTTGACGACGAACGCCGGGGCGTCCTTCACCAGCACCGCGGTCTTCTTCAGCTTCCGCGCCACACCGAACGCCGTGGCCAGCGAGGCGTCGTCGGTCCGCTCGCCGCGGACGATCTCCAGCAGCGGCAGGATCGCGACCGGGTTGAAGAAGTGGAAGCCGACGACCCGTTCGGGGTGCTTCAGCTTCGACGCCATCTCGGTGACCGAGAGGGACGAGGTGTTGGTGGCGAGGATCGCGTGCGCCGGGGCGACCGCCTCGACCTCCGCGAACACCTGCTGCTTGACGCCGATCTCCTCGAAGACGGCCTCGATGACGAAGTCGGCGTCGGAGAAGCCCTCGGCCTTGTCCAGCACACCGGAGACCAGGGCCTTGAGGCGGTTGGCCTTGTCCTGGTTGATCCGGCCCTTGCCGAGCAGCTTCTCGATCTCGGCGTGGACGTAGCCCACACCCTTGTCGACCCGCTCCTGGTCGATGTCGGTCAGCACGACCGGCACCTCCAGGCGGCGCAGGAACAGCAGCGCCAGCTGCGAGGCCATCAGACCGGCGCCCACCACACCGACCTTGGTGACCGGACGGGCCAGGTTCTTGTCCGGGGCACCGGCCGGGCGCTTGGCGCGCTTCTGGACCAGGTTGAAGGAGTAGATGCCCGAGCGCAGCTCGCCACCCATGATCAGGTCCGCGAGGGCCTGGTCCTCGGCGTCGAAGCCGGCACCCAGGTCGCCGTCCTTCGCCGCGGCGATGATCTCCAGCGCGCGGTACGCGGCCGGGGCCGCCCCGTGCACCTTGGAGTCGGCGACGGCCCGGCCGCGCGCGACGGCCTGGTCCCAGGCCTCCCCGCGGTCGACCTCGGGACGCTCCACCGCGACCGTGCCGTTCAGCACGTTCGCCGTCCAGACCAGCGACTGCTCCAGGAAGTCGGCGCCCTCGAAGATCGCGTCGGCGATGCCGAGCTCGAAGACCTGCTCGCCCTTGAGCTGGCGGTTCTGGTTCAGCGAGTTCTCGATGATGACGGAGACCGCGCGGTCGGCACCGATCAGGTTGGGCAGCAGCGCGCAGCCGCCCCAGCCCGGGACCAGACCGAGGAAGACCTCGGGCAGCGAGAACGCGGGCACCGCCTTGGAGACGGTGCGGTACGAGCAGTGCAGACCGACCTCGACGCCGCCGCCCATCGCCGCGCCGTTGTAGTACGCGAACGTCGGGACCGCGAGGCCGGACAGCCGGCGGAAGACGTCGTGGCCGCCCTTGCCGATGGCCAGCGCGTCGTCGTGGCTCTTCAGCAGCTCGACGCCCTTGAGGTCGGCGCCGACCGCGAAGATGAACGGCTTGCCGGTGATGCCGACGCCGGTGATCGCCCCCTCGGCGGCCTCCTTCTCGACCTGGTCGATCGCGGCGTTCAGATTCGCCAGCGACTGCGGTCCGAAGGTGGTCGGCTTGGTGTGGTCCAGGCCGTTGTCCAGGGTGATGAGGGCGAAGCGGCCCGCACCGGCCGGGAGGTCGAGGTGGCGTACGTGCGCCTGGGTGACGACCTCGTCGGGGAACAGCTCGGCCGCACCCTTCAGAAGCTCGGTGGTGGTGCTCACTTGTTGCCTCCGGCGTCCTTGTGGTGCGGGTTCTCCCAGATGACCGTGGCGCCCATGCCGAAGCCGACGCACATGGTGGTGAGGCCGTAGCGGACCTGCGGCTGCTCCTCGAACTGGCGGGCCAGCTGCGTCATCAGACGCACGCCGGAGGAGGCCAGCGGGTGGCCGTAGGCGATGGCGCCGCCGTACTGGTTGACCCGGGCGTCGTCGTCGGCGATGCCGTAGTGGTCGAGGAAGGCCAGTACCTGGACGGCGAAGGCCTCGTTGATCTCGAACAGGCCGATGTCGCCGATCGTCAGCCCGGCCTTGGCCAGGGCCTTCTCGGTCGCCGGGATCGGACCGTAGCCCATGACCTCCGGCTCCACGCCCGCGAAGGCGTAGGAGACCAGGCGCATCCTGACCGGGAGGCCGTTCTCGCGGGCGAAGTCCTCGGAGGCGATGATCGAGGCCGTCGCGCCGTCGTTGAGACCGGCGGCGTTGCCGGCGGTGACCCGGCCGTGCGCGCGGAACGGGGTCTTCAGACCCGCCAGCGACTCCAGGGTCGTGCCCGGCCGCATCGGCTCGTCGGCGGTGACCAGGCCCCAGCCGGTCTCGCCGCCCTCCGGGTTGGTGCGGCGCACGGAGATCGGCACCAGGTCCTGCTGGATCTTGCCGTCGGCGTACGCCTTGGCGGCCTTCTCCTGCGAGCGGACCGCGTACTCGTCGGCGCGGACCTTGGTGATCTGCGGGTACCGGTCGTGCAGGTTCTCCGCGGTCATGCCCATGAACAGGGCGGACTCGTCGACCAGCTTCTCCGAGACGAAGCGCGGGTTCGGGTCCACGCCCTCGCCCATCGGGTGACGGCCCATGTGCTCGACGCCACCGGCGATGACGGCGTCGTACGCGCCGAAGGCGATGGAACCGGCCGTCGAGGTGACGGCGGTCAGGGCGCCCGCGCACATGCGGTCGATGGAGTAACCGGGGACGGACTGCGGCAGACCGGCCAGGATTCCGGCGGTGCGGCCCAGCGTCAGCCCCTGGTCGCCGATCTGGGTCGTCGCGGCGATGGCGACCTCGTCGATCTTCGCGGGGTCCAGGGCCGGGTTGCGGCGCAGCAGCTCCCGGATGGCCTTCACGACGAGATCGTCGGCGCGGGTCTCGTGGTAGATGCCCTTCGGGCCCGCTTTGCCGAACGGGGTGCGGACGCCGTCGACGAAGACGACGTCCCGGATGGTACGAGGCACGGTGGCTCTCCTCCAGGGTGCGGGATGGCACTGCTGCGGGCGCGCCCGAGCGCGCCGCACCCTCATGCTACTTGCGGGTAACCAGACTGCCCACCCCTGACACCGGGAGCGGTGAAGGTCACATGCGGGAAAGGCGCCCGTCCGGCCCGTTCCGGCCAGTGGCCGCGCGACCCCGTACGGCCGTGCGCGCGGAACGGGTCGCGGAGGCGGAGGAGGCGCGGATACGACGACAAGCGCCGAACGGGGCGGAATCAGCCCGTCCGGCGCTCGTGGCACGGCGGATGCGCCGCCGTGGAACCTGGCGCGAATACGACCCCGGTACGCGTCCGGCGGGGCCCCGGTGACGGCTCGTCAGGCCGTGGCGGCCAGCGCGCGGACCAACAGCGGGGCCACCTGCTCGATCTGCCAGTGCCGCGCCCCGTACTCGGCGAGCGCGGTCCCGACCGTGTCCGGCGTCGGGTGCTGGGGCGGCTCCCAGCAGACCCGGCGCACCGTGTCGGGGGTGATCAGGTTCTCCTGCGGCATGTTCAGCCGCGCGGCGAGCTCCGACACCGCGGCGCGCGCGGCCGAGAGCCGGGCCGCCGCGGCCGGGTCCTTGTCCGCCCAGGCGCGGGGCGGCGGCGGACCGGCGAGGGCCTGGCCGGGCTGGGGGAGCTCGGAGTCGGGCAGCGCCTTGGCGCGGTCGACGGCGGCCTGCCACTGCTCCAGCTGACGCCGTCCCATGCGGTGGCCGAAGCCGGGCAGCGCGGTCAGGGCCTGCGTGTTCGGCGGGAGCGCGAGCGCCGCCTCGACGATCGCGGCGTCGCTCAGCACCTTGCCCGGCGAGATGTCGCGGCGCCGGGCGACCTGGTCGCGGGTGGTCCACAGCTCCCGGACCACGGCCATCTGCCGGCGGCGGCGGACCTTGTGCATGCCGGACGTGCGGCGCCAGGGGTCCTTGCGCGGCGGGGCGGGCGGCGCGGAGGCGATCGCGTCGAACTCCTCGCGGGCCCACTCCAGCTTGCCCTGCCGGTCGAGCTCCTCCTCCAGGGCGTTGCGCAGGTCGATCAGCAGCTCGACGTCGAGCGCCGCGTAGCGCAGCCAGGGGTCGGGCAGCGGGCGGGTGGACCAGTCGACGGCGGAGTGGCCCTTCTCCAGGGAGTACCCGAGCACGTTCTCGACCATGGCGCCGAGGCCGACGCGCGGGAAGCCCGCGAGCCGTCCGGCCAGCTCCGTGTCGAAGAGGCCGGTGGGGGTCATCCCTATCTCGCGCAGGCAGGGCAGGTCCTGGGTGGCGGCGTGCAGAATCCACTCGCTGCCGCTCAGGGCGCTCCCGAGCCCCGACAGGTCGGGGCAGCCGACCGGGTCGATCAGCGCGCTGCCCGCGCCGTCCCGGCGCAGCTGCACGAGGTAGGCGCGCTGGCCGTAGCGGTAGCCGGAGGCGCGCTCGGCGTCCACGGCCACCGGGCCGGAGCCGGCGGCGAAGGCGGAGATCACCCGGGCGAGGGCGTCGTCGGATGCCACCACCGGGGGGATGCCCTCGCGAGGTTCGAGCAAGGGGATCGGCGCCGGGGCGACGTCGTCCGGGGGAGCGCCCCCGGTGGTTCGCAGTGATGTGTCTGCTGCGGTCTCTTGGGCGTCGGTCACGTGTCAAGGGTATCCGTGTATGTGCGGCGCCCGTCGACGGAACGTTCCGTCGACGGGCGCCGATGCATGCAAACCGGCCGGTCCCCGGGGCGGGGCCGCGCGGACCTGCCGGGTCGGGGGCGTCAGTGGATGATTCCCGTGCGCAGGGCGACGGCGACCATTCCGGCGCGGTCCCCGGTGCCGAGCTTGCGGGCGATGCGGGCGAGGTGGCTCTTGACGGTCAGGGCGGACAGGCCCATGGAGACGCCGATGGCCTTGTTGGACTGGCCCTCGGCGACCAGCCGGAGGACCTCGACCTCGCGGCCGGACAGTTCGCGGTAGCCGCCCGGATGGCTCGGGGTGCCGGGGGGCCGGCGGTGCATACGGGCGGCGTTGGCGCCGATGGGGGCGACGCCGGGGCGGGCGGGATGGCCGATATTGGTTCGGGTGCCGGTGACGACATAGCCCTTCACACCGCCCGCGAGGGCGTTGCGCACGGCGCCGATGTCGTCGGCGGCGGAGAGGGCGAGACCGTTCGGCCAGCCGGCCGCCCGGGTCTCGGACAACAGGGTCAGCCCGGAACCGTCGGGCAGGTGGACGTCGGCAACGCAGATGTCGCGCGGGTTGCCGACGCGGGGACGAGCCTCCGCGATGGACGACGCCTCGATGACGTCACGTACTCCGAGAGCCCACAGATGGCGGGTAACGGTGGAACGGACGCGCGGGTCGGCCACGACGACCATGGCCGTCGGCTTGTTCGGGCGGTAGGCGACCAGGCTTGCGGGCTGCTCTAGGAGAACGGACACCAGGCCTCCTGGGGGAGTGGCGGGACGGGCCGGCTCGGGGATGAAGCCGGGGCGAACCGTGCTTGAAGGGTCATTGACCTCTTCGGCAGGGGGCCCGTCCTCCTTTAGGGGAAGATCGCGATTTAGTGGGTAACAATTCCTGGCAAACCGGACATTCGATTGATTGTACGAAAAGAATGCCGGTAACGGGGCATCTTATGTGACGCACGGTTACCGGCATGAGAATGGTTTTCGGCCAGAAATGGATTCAGTGACCCCGGCCGCGAAGCCCCGGCGGACGCCGCGACGCCGCAGCGGGCCCGACGGCTCAGCGGGGCTGGGAACCCAGCGGGTCCGGTGCCTCAGTGGGGCTGGGAGCTCGGCGGGTCCCGCGCCTCAGTGGGGCTGGGGGCCGCGGCGCTGAGGAAGCGTCACCACCGTCGCGTCCACCGGGTCCGACGGCGGCAGACCGGCGACCTGGCACAGCAGGTCGCCCCACGCCATGAGATGCGCCGAGGCGTCCGGGACCCCGCCGCGCCCCTCGCGCGGCGTCCAGGACGCCCGGATCTCGATCTGGGTCGCCGGCCGTCTCGCGCCCAGCGCCCCGAAGTAGTGCGACCCCGCCCGGGTCACCGTGCCGCCCGCCTCCCCGTACGACAGGCCGCGCGCCTCCAGCGCGCCGGTCAGCCAGGACCAGCACACCTCCGGCAGCAGCGGATCGGACGCCATCTCCGGCTCCAGCTCGGCCCGCACCAGCGTCACCAGGCGGAAGGTGCCCCGCCAGGCGTCCTGCCCGGCCGGGTCGTGGAGCAGCACGAGACGGCCGTCGGCGAGATCCTCCTCGCCGTCGACGA encodes the following:
- a CDS encoding GDSL-type esterase/lipase family protein — protein: MRKICVIGNSVAASRTEAEAPLAGWGQYLEEFLGPDCDVRNYARDAMTLRDYYTGRFAALLTLVGPGDLVLIAFGHVEQRINQLNRYHGPREYKEYLRLYVEALRAEGAVPVLVTPAARCVFDTSGNPVNTHDEYPRLTLEAAAELGCPVVDMNASTTRLLAELGPMRARGLFRWLDPGEHPAHPQGIVDASHFNHAGAREAARLVASGLAGVPGLPPGLVDVQRLVPGQAPPVQTEFTVQQPQLALTTPPEVAVAPTVTSPAFAEPVGAGRKLTGTAPAGADYVIFFEEGEYLGGTRTAEDGTWQWRRAVQWPGGRHKVTAVALAGNTVSTATETEFEVLDRLEAPEVIGPRKGAWSGPRPRFSGTAGRGVRKVMVLEQGRLIAEAPVQDDGSWRVTHPHDWRPGTCTVEFVAVFSAIHSPPTRLELKVHGVPEDSWLHTSMSARVPCGPGCEHYPALPAW
- a CDS encoding 3-hydroxyacyl-CoA dehydrogenase NAD-binding domain-containing protein — protein: MSTTTELLKGAAELFPDEVVTQAHVRHLDLPAGAGRFALITLDNGLDHTKPTTFGPQSLANLNAAIDQVEKEAAEGAITGVGITGKPFIFAVGADLKGVELLKSHDDALAIGKGGHDVFRRLSGLAVPTFAYYNGAAMGGGVEVGLHCSYRTVSKAVPAFSLPEVFLGLVPGWGGCALLPNLIGADRAVSVIIENSLNQNRQLKGEQVFELGIADAIFEGADFLEQSLVWTANVLNGTVAVERPEVDRGEAWDQAVARGRAVADSKVHGAAPAAYRALEIIAAAKDGDLGAGFDAEDQALADLIMGGELRSGIYSFNLVQKRAKRPAGAPDKNLARPVTKVGVVGAGLMASQLALLFLRRLEVPVVLTDIDQERVDKGVGYVHAEIEKLLGKGRINQDKANRLKALVSGVLDKAEGFSDADFVIEAVFEEIGVKQQVFAEVEAVAPAHAILATNTSSLSVTEMASKLKHPERVVGFHFFNPVAILPLLEIVRGERTDDASLATAFGVARKLKKTAVLVKDAPAFVVNRILTRFMGEIQNVIDEGTPVDVAERAVEPLGLPMSPLVLLELVGPAIGLHVSETLNRAFPDRFTVSENLAAVVKAGKRGFYVYDSGKPELDPEVAALLKQGDVVLTEEQVRDRVLDAVAQEIGLMLDEGVVAEAQDIDLCLITGAGWPFHLGGITPYLDREGVSERVNGKRFLAQGVASVPA
- a CDS encoding acetyl-CoA C-acyltransferase gives rise to the protein MPRTIRDVVFVDGVRTPFGKAGPKGIYHETRADDLVVKAIRELLRRNPALDPAKIDEVAIAATTQIGDQGLTLGRTAGILAGLPQSVPGYSIDRMCAGALTAVTSTAGSIAFGAYDAVIAGGVEHMGRHPMGEGVDPNPRFVSEKLVDESALFMGMTAENLHDRYPQITKVRADEYAVRSQEKAAKAYADGKIQQDLVPISVRRTNPEGGETGWGLVTADEPMRPGTTLESLAGLKTPFRAHGRVTAGNAAGLNDGATASIIASEDFARENGLPVRMRLVSYAFAGVEPEVMGYGPIPATEKALAKAGLTIGDIGLFEINEAFAVQVLAFLDHYGIADDDARVNQYGGAIAYGHPLASSGVRLMTQLARQFEEQPQVRYGLTTMCVGFGMGATVIWENPHHKDAGGNK
- a CDS encoding ribonuclease D, which gives rise to MTDAQETAADTSLRTTGGAPPDDVAPAPIPLLEPREGIPPVVASDDALARVISAFAAGSGPVAVDAERASGYRYGQRAYLVQLRRDGAGSALIDPVGCPDLSGLGSALSGSEWILHAATQDLPCLREIGMTPTGLFDTELAGRLAGFPRVGLGAMVENVLGYSLEKGHSAVDWSTRPLPDPWLRYAALDVELLIDLRNALEEELDRQGKLEWAREEFDAIASAPPAPPRKDPWRRTSGMHKVRRRRQMAVVRELWTTRDQVARRRDISPGKVLSDAAIVEAALALPPNTQALTALPGFGHRMGRRQLEQWQAAVDRAKALPDSELPQPGQALAGPPPPRAWADKDPAAAARLSAARAAVSELAARLNMPQENLITPDTVRRVCWEPPQHPTPDTVGTALAEYGARHWQIEQVAPLLVRALAATA
- a CDS encoding response regulator transcription factor encodes the protein MSVLLEQPASLVAYRPNKPTAMVVVADPRVRSTVTRHLWALGVRDVIEASSIAEARPRVGNPRDICVADVHLPDGSGLTLLSETRAAGWPNGLALSAADDIGAVRNALAGGVKGYVVTGTRTNIGHPARPGVAPIGANAARMHRRPPGTPSHPGGYRELSGREVEVLRLVAEGQSNKAIGVSMGLSALTVKSHLARIARKLGTGDRAGMVAVALRTGIIH
- a CDS encoding DUF3000 domain-containing protein; the protein is MAPAQGQFSDQTDGADTSDGEEGGFVPPAFRSAVDALRSARLRPELEVEPTRPPRRLAPHAYALEAAVVDGEEDLADGRLVLLHDPAGQDAWRGTFRLVTLVRAELEPEMASDPLLPEVCWSWLTGALEARGLSYGEAGGTVTRAGSHYFGALGARRPATQIEIRASWTPREGRGGVPDASAHLMAWGDLLCQVAGLPPSDPVDATVVTLPQRRGPQPH